TTCCTGTCATGAGTTTCAGCTCGGGGGATGAGCTTAGCTGTTGTTCATGTTACTGTGTTGTCAATGTTGAACACTACGGGGCCATGAATGATGGAGACAGGACCTGGTGAAGTTTCGGAGATTCGATCGGATTTCTATTACGGACCACTACGATCTCTTTTTGGCGCAAAAGTTGCAGGATTTCCATAAAATTTGGTCAAGAGTATAGCAGATGTACAAATATAAGCACCTAACATTAGGGAGTGGACATGATTCAGTTTAGTTCGATTTTGGATACCATTGTTAACCAGAGCCGAATACGCCCAAAATCAAGCATAGAGAACCAGAATTTCCCAGTTATGTTGTTCGATTTTGTTTGCTTCACAGGTCGAGCTTCATGGCTCTTGCCTCCTGGGATGAGGAAATCGGGGCAGTATTTTGGACCACATTCGAGGCTGTTTTAACCAGTGGATCTACATGTTGAACTGATGAAAATTTGGGTTAACCATATGCAGGACTTTCTCGTCCGATTCCTTGAAATATTGGGAAGTTAACAGCACTTGGACTATCTTTACCCAtaatcagagagagagagagagagagagagagagagagacaaaaaATGGCTTTTCATTTGAGAACTTGTCTCCCCCTACAACTTTTGAGATGACAGATCCTTGAAAGATACATCTTGCCAATTATGCTGGTAATGTACATCATGCCGGAAAATGGGCTACACCCTGCCTATACAACTAACGTAACAATCATAAGTGCCTAACCGAGAACCTATGTTATTATATACAGCCGCCATACACGTCGGGCTTCTTCCATCTTCCCCTCGACCCTGTTCTCGATGTATCTCCCCACTGGCCACAACCGAGCAAGGCCAAAGTGGAACCAGTTCTTTCACCGACAGGGCAGCGCTCAAGCCAAGGAGTGATGCATACAAAATTACATGTTATCTCCTCATCCCCACAAAGAATCAAGTTAGCAGATTGTTGGATGCGGGACCACCAGAACCTAGCTCCTGGAGAGACCCATACTGGGTCTGCTCGTAAGGGGGAGCAGCAGTGTATGCAGGCTCGATGTTCTCATTGACGCTCCTCTTTGGCCTCTTTGGCCTCTTAGGTTTTTGGGAAGGAGGGTCATCGTTTTGAAGAGGATCATCCCAATCGGTGTATTCTGCTGGTGATGAGCTAGATTCGTTCACCATCCTCTGGTTGTTTCTTGATTTCGGTGCACTTTGCTTGTTAGAGGCAGCTTTTCTCTGCAAAGCCACAACGAGTTGACTTAAGCAACAAAGCAGAACAAGCTTAGTACTAACAGTTATTGACTGCTGATATAATGCCATGACAAGCCAAGTGCCTCATACTTTTGTGAGTACCGTTCAAAGTACCTTTTCTGTTACTCGACTTTGATTGGTCTGCATCGGGGGTGGGTTCAACTCCATTCCCCTCGCCTTCAATGGCTGCAAAATCCTCCCAAGAAGCATCGCCTTCAGCATCTAATCGGATAGCCTTTGTTGTctgcttctttttttgtcGATCCTTAGCCTGACATGAGGATGTCACCAAAGGTCAGTACACTCGCTAACAATTTGCAGCACTCTTATCACATCATTGCTTGTCCCCCTTCAAGGCCTCTTAGATTCGAGACAATTGTATCCAAAAGATGCGTCGGATATGTGGAGGGGAACAAAAAATGTGATGCAATAGTTACATCCAGTTCCTACCTGTGGAGGAATCTCTCTTAACTTTTGCTCCAATTGAGCATCATCGAGAAGTAAAGATACAACGTCCTCAGGAGCCAATAGATCGCCCTGTACATGACCACCAGTCATTACAAGCTGTTGAACGGTATTTTTCTGACTGGCTCTTTGCAGAATCTTTTCTTCAACTGTCTCTTTACAGATCAACCGATAGACAGTGACCTAAGCCAACAAAACCAACGTAAGCACAGATCAGAGGTGCAATGGAGGTAAAGAGGTAGGTTTCATTTGGCAATAAGCCCCTCTCTTTTTATAGTCCACATTATTGTTGGACTTCCTCTGAACTTTTTCTCCAATCAACTCCATTAATTAACTATGAAATCCAATAGGTccacattatttatttatttatttatttatttattgtccCTTTTCACAGTGTGGGGGACTCACATCCTTTGTCTGGCCTAGACGATGAGCTCTATCCATTGCCTGCAAATCAAGAGTTGGATTCCAATCACTCTCGTAGAATATGACGGTGTCAGCTGCTGTCAAGTTAATGCCTAGTCCACCAGCTCTCGTACTTAGCAAGAACACAAAAATATCATTCCTACATTCAATAGTAAATGCTTTAAATCAGTTAAAGCAAAAAGAACAATGTATCTATAACATAAATCAATTATCAACGGCAGGGAGAAAAACAGAAAGATCCTTCCAGGAACCATATGGTGGGGTCTTACCGATGTTGGAAGTCTCTGACCATGTCTCTACGATCCATAATAGTGGAGGATCCATCTAATCGGAGATACTTGTACTTTCTATAGTTCATGTAATCCTGCAGACCAAAAGCAAATGTTACCGTTATCATATCCACATTAAGGTCTTACCACTTTATTCAGAGTCTAAATTACCTCGAGAATATTTAGCATCTTCGTCATCTGAGCAAACAAGAGAACACGGTGATTTTCAGCTCGCAAGCGCTTCAAAAGTATATCCAGTGTTTGGAGCTTCCCAGAGTCCTGCATTACGTTCAAATTTCAGACTCCAAAATAATATGCCTACAAATTCTATAAAACAGATGGCATATGAGTATCTAGAAGAGTTATATATGTTGTTCTGAACAGATGCTCACAGTAAGCAACTTGGAGGGGTCGAAACTCTGCATTGGTGGACAAGAACCAAATATTCTATACGTGCTCTTAAGAGCAGGCTCAGAGACAGGTAGCTCAGCATCGATCTCATGAATTAATGGATGAGGCACACCAACAGGTTCTCTAGGTCCGTTTTCCTCAGATGTGCGAGCAAACCCTATAAACAATCTCTTGATCCAAGGATGATGTAATTCTTCCATGGCTTTGTAAGCAAAGTTTCTATCGGAGCAGTGAGCAGTTATCTGCTTAGGGAATAACATAAATTGTAAATGCCAAAAAGCTATGCATGAAATAATCACACAAGATTCAGAACCCAAAGATTTTAACATATTAATTGAAAGATACCGGAGGAGCTCTGGTTTGTGGAATGAATGTGTGAGTTGAATGAAGAAGTCTGATGTTGGAGAGAAGCCTGTCCTGATGAGAGCATACCAAAGACTCAAATGGACTATCTGGATGGCCTGTACTATACCTCCGAGTAAGCAAGCTAGTTTCTGATCTAGATGGCATAAGCAACATTCTGGTTACTGCTCTCACTTTTCCCGTTCCAAGATTACTCAAGTCGTCATCAACTGTTTCCATAAGCAAATCAAGAATTTCATCTAGAAACTGCCGATCCCATCTCAATATGGAAAACAATAATTTCTCCATAAAAGAAGCAGTTCCTAGAAAAGCAACTTCAGCTGGGGACAGATCCATTAATCTAGTAAAGCCAAATGCTCCACTTTGAATAAGCTGCTCATTTCCCTCAGTAAATGCAGACCGGTATACTTTATTGGGAGAAAATATGTTAAAATGCTTCTCAAATGATTCCCGATGTAAACCATGCTGATCAGATGAGTCAAGAGTTTCAGGCCCATGGAGCATTTCTTTTTGTATCAGCTTTGGAATCTGAACAGCAATGGAAAGAACCATTAGTGATAGAAAAGGCGCTCATTTTGCTGAAGCTAGGGCTGAGACTGTATGAGAAATAGTAGAAAAAGCCTTTGCATGGAGTTTGAATATAAAGTAAAAGCAACCCACAGCCAACTACCAAGAAGCTGAAACCTGCTACCAATCTCACAAGTATCAGAAACTATTTATGCGATTATGCCAATCCTTTAACCAAAACTGCAAGACACCACAAAAGGTACCTTGTATGTTATAGGATTTTGGCCTCCTGAGTAGTGTACGTCCTCCGACTCACCAAAGGCCGGAGGCAAAAGAGGATTTGGAATTTCTCCAAAGTAGAAATATGTGCTTCCTTCATTCCTTTCAAACAACTCCGGGTGGTTGCAGACCTAACATAGAGCACAGTATTTATCAATAACGGTGCTCTAAAAGTCAAACGTATCTATCATGATCCAGATCCTCATTCATGCAAAGATGCAGACTGTCTCAcaagaatttaagaaaataagcATACCTTCCTAAGTTGGATGACAATGttcatcaaatttaaaattttcttctcaTTAAGGTGGCCACGGCTACCATCAAACAACTCAgtaagagatattttattcttaattgCTTGATAAAAGGCTTGCTGCCGAGAACTCAATTTGCAGTGAACAGTAATCTCTGTTTTTCTGGTAAGCTCAGAAATGACATCCTTCTTTACTCGCCGCAACATGAATGGCTTCAAAATTGCATGCTGCCAATCAGAGGTAAGTGTCAGTcagacaaaaaaaagtaagaagTTCAAGCAAATGATACTTGGGATATGATTCGTGCTTACCAGTCTATTCAGCTGGTGCTCATTTAAAGTACCCCCATGTTCTGCATGGTTTTCAATCCTAATAACGAGAGGAAACAACaatcaaatttgaaatctcaagcgttatatatatgtgcaatAGGTCttgcataataaaaaaatcgaacTTCTGAAAGATGAATACCCTTTTGAGAACCACTCATTGAACTGTTCATGACTATCAAACAGGGTTGGCATAATGAAATGCAGAAGAGCCCACAACTCTGCCATATTATTTTGGATCGGGGTACCCGTTAGAAGCAAGCGATTCCGGCAGTTGAAACTTAGAAGTGTCTTCCACCTTATACTGTTGTACATAAATAAGGGAACAATTAGAATTATTCAAATGTTGTAATCCATTTATAAGGACGTGACATCGCAACATATGTAAGTCAAACCTTCAGAAACTTTGACATCGCAAAAAAGAAGACAGGCATGACATTCCCTTATAACCAAAATACTTGAGAAACGCTAGCTATACACTATCTAGCATTATTGATTAATTGCTTATTTTGGAAGAAGTTCGAAGTTAATAATAATAGCCAAAACTCGAGCTGCATGCTAAacagaaatttcaaaattagacCTACCAAAGTTAAGAAAAACTACAATTTCCCAAGTTCCAATACAAATATTCTCATAATAAAAAGTTCAATGAAAAACCTGCTGGAACTTTTTATTGCCTGTGCTTCATCCAGTACCATATATTGCCACTTGACACGACGAAAATACTTCTCGTCAGAAACAAGCAGTTGATAACTGGTAATGAGAATGTGAAATCCAGCATCCCTAGCCAAAAGAAGGTAAAAAATATTGATGAATATGAAGCTCAATGATTATTCAATGAAATCATTTGTACTGCCAACTAAACAAGCCTCCAGATATCAGGAAACAGATGGATTCTCTTGATGAAAGCACATTTACCTTCTGTAAAGTCGTTTTGggttaatattttttctaagCACTGTTCGTTCTTGAATTCCACCCCAATACGGAAGAGTTTTTAAATcagggcaaaatcggcttatTTCATCAGCCCAGTTGTTCAAAACTGAAGCAGGTGCCACGACAAGGAAAGGTCCCCATATATTCTTCTCCTGTAGGATATAAACGCAACTATTCattgaatggaaaaaaaaaagaaagcaactAAAGCTATAATAAATGAGGATGATGCTTTACCTCGGCAAGATGAGCCAAAAATGCCATCGCCTGGATGGTCTTTCCGAGCCCCATCTCATCAGCAAGTATTCCATTCAAGCCCTGAGGGAGGAACAAATCTATATAGCAAACCATCAAACTGAGTTGAAAGCATTGTAGGATCATCAActagaaataaaattagaacCTGCTCATAACAATTAACCAGCCACTGGAGACCCTTTAACTGATATTCTTTAAGGCTTCCGTTAAACAACTCTGGCGTCTGGACTGTTGATGTAATGGGCATGGTAGATCTGCACAATGTGGTGGAAGTAATTGGCCACTAGATCGGGTGTAGCATAATCTCCTTCATGTCATAGAAACTAGGAGAATACCCACGCATTTCGCAGGCAATTTccttaatatttataaagatTTCCTTAAAAGATACTTTGAAGACGTGGCAGCGTGAGAAGGCTATAGCCTTGAGAGGGCTCTATTTAGTTTTAGATGATGTGGTGGCTAAGATGCCAACATGGGAgtttattatatgtatgtatgtatgttatatatatatatatatatatatggaataaAACAATAGTAATATTAAAATGGAAGCTTACGGGGTCTGAAGATCTATGTTACTTGACCCTGCAACCATGGTGTCACTTTCTAAAGGGACCTCGGAATCAGCAGCTTGCCGCAGTCTCAGGCACTCAGTATCAAAGGCGCTTGTCAACCTTTTCTGCTTTGAGACAGCATCTTGAGCAGCTCTCAAAGCTTCCTTCTTCAGTTCAGCATCCTCAGCATCCTCTTCCTCACTAGGTCCATCCTCAGCACTGACAACAGCTTCCACTTCATTTGGCTTCTCATCACCCATGGACAAAACTTCAGAGGGCTGAGCATTAGGTTTATTTTGCATAAAGTGACTATACAATTCTGTCTGTTGTATAAGAAAATTGAGCCTCTGTTGTTGCCTCTTTGCTTCTCGAAGCTCCTGTTCACGTCTCAAAGCTTCAGctgcttctctctcttccctcttCTTAACTTCAGCCTGCACTATGCCAGCAATTGGTAAACCTTCAGAGACATACTATATTCATTTCATACTCTTAACATTGTGCTCGCTCTGCTTAAAAGAAGGTTGTGATAGGTTGGATATTGGATTATATATCATCATTAGTATACATTTTTGTGTCTCGTTAACCACAAAACCAGTCATTATCTCATGAGAGTTTTTTATTCCATCACCATAATTAGATAAACAGAACGTGTCCAGTACCATCTCTTTATCTATTCTCTTCCAGAAAAGCAGCATGTCTTTGGACAATTTTCTGGTGCGAATCGCAGCTGCTCTCATCAATTTGAGTGATCTACTTACTTTCAGCCGTACCTGATAGACAGAAGAGTCAAGAAACTTATCATACAATTTAAAAAGAGAGCAGATCAAAGAATAGGTGTTGTTCACACTATAGGTACATTACGGACGACTAGAAAAGCCAAAGGACATGTAACATGCCTCTCTTTGGCAGCCTTCAGAAAACCTCTTGGCTTCAATCAGTTGCTTGCGGTGAAAGGTTGTAAACATCCTGTGATGCTTCGGTATGTCTCGCCTCACAATGTTCACCCAAACTTTTCCAATCTTCTCCATTTCCTCCCTTTCAATCACAGCAGGGTCCTTTTTCAACTTTGGCTTTTTAGGTAGACTTCTTTCAATGATCTGTGGCGATAGAAGTCAGTTCTCAGAGTTATATCAGATGGTAATAACAACATAAAGTAATAAATGTCCCACTTACTTCATATGTATCCCCTTTCTCCAAAACCTTCACATAATACACCTGCAATACACCACCTTCAGACAAAATAGACCTTTTTATATTTCCAGCTGCTCCTTCAGGGACAGAGGGCATGTCAGATACTTTTAGAGAGAATTTCTGCCCCGAGTTAGAGGCCTTCATTCTCGTCTGAAGTGACTCATATTGGGACCAAGGCTCCCCCATCCCAGCTCTGTTTCTAGGTCCGAACCTCTTGTCACTAGCCATCAGTTTTGCCAAGGAAGCCAAATCCAGGGTACCCTTT
The sequence above is drawn from the Punica granatum isolate Tunisia-2019 chromosome 5, ASM765513v2, whole genome shotgun sequence genome and encodes:
- the LOC116208107 gene encoding chromatin-remodeling ATPase INO80 isoform X1; this translates as MDPKRQAKDSFSYSNLFNLEPLINYQLPVHDDDFDYYGSSSQDESRGSQGGALGKQSNGTMPGRESKSGSSKKKRRSYDSDEADENGFLGMHITEDRYRAMLGEHLQNYQRRPKDFSSTPAATRTGIPPPRTSRSGSKTRKSVIEQRGSMYDLENVPEWPNVSTLKSLGNGHEMDFPLTRRSDRVFYEPAYLDIGDGITYKIPPTYDNLAASLNLPSFSDIRLEEYQLKGTLDLASLAKLMASDKRFGPRNRAGMGEPWSQYESLQTRMKASNSGQKFSLKVSDMPSVPEGAAGNIKRSILSEGGVLQVYYVKVLEKGDTYEIIERSLPKKPKLKKDPAVIEREEMEKIGKVWVNIVRRDIPKHHRMFTTFHRKQLIEAKRFSEGCQREVRLKVSRSLKLMRAAAIRTRKLSKDMLLFWKRIDKEMAEVKKREEREAAEALRREQELREAKRQQQRLNFLIQQTELYSHFMQNKPNAQPSEVLSMGDEKPNEVEAVVSAEDGPSEEEDAEDAELKKEALRAAQDAVSKQKRLTSAFDTECLRLRQAADSEVPLESDTMVAGSSNIDLQTPSTMPITSTVQTPELFNGSLKEYQLKGLQWLVNCYEQGLNGILADEMGLGKTIQAMAFLAHLAEEKNIWGPFLVVAPASVLNNWADEISRFCPDLKTLPYWGGIQERTVLRKNINPKRLYRRDAGFHILITSYQLLVSDEKYFRRVKWQYMVLDEAQAIKSSSSIRWKTLLSFNCRNRLLLTGTPIQNNMAELWALLHFIMPTLFDSHEQFNEWFSKGIENHAEHGGTLNEHQLNRLHAILKPFMLRRVKKDVISELTRKTEITVHCKLSSRQQAFYQAIKNKISLTELFDGSRGHLNEKKILNLMNIVIQLRKVCNHPELFERNEGSTYFYFGEIPNPLLPPAFGESEDVHYSGGQNPITYKIPKLIQKEMLHGPETLDSSDQHGLHRESFEKHFNIFSPNKVYRSAFTEGNEQLIQSGAFGFTRLMDLSPAEVAFLGTASFMEKLLFSILRWDRQFLDEILDLLMETVDDDLSNLGTGKVRAVTRMLLMPSRSETSLLTRRYSTGHPDSPFESLVCSHQDRLLSNIRLLHSTHTFIPQTRAPPITAHCSDRNFAYKAMEELHHPWIKRLFIGFARTSEENGPREPVGVPHPLIHEIDAELPVSEPALKSTYRIFGSCPPMQSFDPSKLLTDSGKLQTLDILLKRLRAENHRVLLFAQMTKMLNILEDYMNYRKYKYLRLDGSSTIMDRRDMVRDFQHRNDIFVFLLSTRAGGLGINLTAADTVIFYESDWNPTLDLQAMDRAHRLGQTKDVTVYRLICKETVEEKILQRASQKNTVQQLVMTGGHVQGDLLAPEDVVSLLLDDAQLEQKLREIPPQAKDRQKKKQTTKAIRLDAEGDASWEDFAAIEGEGNGVEPTPDADQSKSSNRKRKAASNKQSAPKSRNNQRMVNESSSSPAEYTDWDDPLQNDDPPSQKPKRPKRPKRSVNENIEPAYTAAPPYEQTQYGSLQELGSGGPASNNLLT
- the LOC116208107 gene encoding chromatin-remodeling ATPase INO80 isoform X2; the encoded protein is MDPKRQAKDSFSYSNLFNLEPLINYQLPVHDDDFDYYGSSSQDESRGSQGGALGKQSNGTMPGRESKSGSSKKKRRSYDSDEADENGFLGMHITEDRYRAMLGEHLQNYQRRPKDFSSTPAATRTGIPPPRTSRSGSKTRKSVIEQRGSMYDLENVPEWPNVSTLKSLGNGHEMDFPLTRRSDRVFYEPAYLDIGDGITYKIPPTYDNLAASLNLPSFSDIRLEEYQLKGTLDLASLAKLMASDKRFGPRNRAGMGEPWSQYESLQTRMKASNSGQKFSLKVSDMPSVPEGAAGNIKRSILSEGGVLQVYYVKVLEKGDTYEIIERSLPKKPKLKKDPAVIEREEMEKIGKVWVNIVRRDIPKHHRMFTTFHRKQLIEAKRFSEGCQREVRLKVSRSLKLMRAAAIRTRKLSKDMLLFWKRIDKEMAEVKKREEREAAEALRREQELREAKRQQQRLNFLIQQTELYSHFMQNKPNAQPSEVLSMGDEKPNEVEAVVSAEDGPSEEEDAEDAELKKEALRAAQDAVSKQKRLTSAFDTECLRLRQAADSEVPLESDTMVAGSSNIDLQTPSTMPITSTVQTPELFNGSLKEYQLKGLQWLVNCYEQGLNGILADEMGLGKTIQAMAFLAHLAEEKNIWGPFLVVAPASVLNNWADEISRFCPDLKTLPYWGGIQERTVLRKNINPKRLYRRDAGFHILITSYQLLVSDEKYFRRVKWQYMVLDEAQAIKSSSSIRWKTLLSFNCRNRLLLTGTPIQNNMAELWALLHFIMPTLFDSHEQFNEWFSKGIENHAEHGGTLNEHQLNRLHAILKPFMLRRVKKDVISELTRKTEITVHCKLSSRQQAFYQAIKNKISLTELFDGSRGHLNEKKILNLMNIVIQLRKVCNHPELFERNEGSTYFYFGEIPNPLLPPAFGESEDVHYSGGQNPITYKIPKLIQKEMLHGPETLDSSDQHGLHRESFEKHFNIFSPNKVYRSAFTEGNEQLIQSGAFGFTRLMDLSPAEVAFLGTASFMEKLLFSILRWDRQFLDEILDLLMETVDDDLSNLGTGKVRAVTRMLLMPSRSETSLLTRRYSTGHPDSPFESLVCSHQDRLLSNIRLLHSTHTFIPQTRAPPITAHCSDRNFAYKAMEELHHPWIKRLFIGFARTSEENGPREPVGVPHPLIHEIDAELPVSEPALKSTYRIFGSCPPMQSFDPSKLLTDSGKLQTLDILLKRLRAENHRVLLFAQMTKMLNILEDYMNYRKYKYLRLDGSSTIMDRRDMVRDFQHRNDIFVFLLSTRAGGLGINLTAADTVIFYESDWNPTLDLQAMDRAHRLGQTKDVTVYRLICKETVEEKILQRASQKNTVQQLVMTGGHVQGDLLAPEDVVSLLLDDAQLEQKLREIPPQAKDRQKKKQTTKAIRLDAEGDASWEDFAAIEGEGNGVEPTPDADQSKSSNRKEKSCL